A region from the Aegilops tauschii subsp. strangulata cultivar AL8/78 chromosome 5, Aet v6.0, whole genome shotgun sequence genome encodes:
- the LOC109738104 gene encoding uncharacterized protein: MSGSNQMASDGKFGKGPRELTGAVDLISRYRLLNHHSFFCKKPLPLAISDTHYLQNVVGDTEIRKGEGMEIDQLIQNPDPREKKTAYIKPFDMETLGHAFQLRETAPVDLPSAEKGTPTISGNSKVKSRDKVKKHKKHKAKDKDKEQKKHKHRHKDRSKDKDKDKEKEKEKEKEKEKEKEKDKDKDKEKKKEKSVHHDLGGDNSKKHHEKKRKHEGMENLGAGRNHKKTQKRKIQ, encoded by the exons GTCCTCGGGAGCTCACTGGGGCTGTTGATTTAATTAGCCGCTACAGGCTGCTGAACCATCACAGTTTCTTTTGTAAGAAACCATTGCCACTGGCTATCTCAGATACACATTATCTTCAGAATGTTGTGGGTGACACTGAAATCCGTAAAGGAGAAGGGATGGAGATAGATCAACTCATTCAGAATCCAGACCCGAGGGAGAAGAAGACTGCTTATATTAAACCCTTTGACATGGAAACACTAGGGCACGCATTTCAGTTGCGAGAAACAGCGCCAGTAGATCTGCCTTCG GCTGAAAAAGGTACTCCGACTATATCGGGGAATTCAAAGGTTAAGTCCAGGGACAAAGTCAAGAAGCATAAAAAGCACAAGGCGAAAGACAAGGACAAGGAACAGAAGAAGCACAAACATCGCCATAAGGATCGGAGTAAAGACAAAGACAAAGACaaagagaaagagaaagagaaagaaaaagagaaagaaaaagagaaggaGAAAGACAAAGACAAagacaaagaaaagaaaaaagagaagagTGTGCATCATGATTTGGGAGGTGATAATTCCAAAAAACATCATGAGAAG AAGAGGAAACATGAAGGAATGGAAAATTTGGGGGCTGGACGTAACCACAAAAAAA CACAAAAGCGCAAAATTCAATGA